The sequence CGTGTGAATAATACCGCTGTCACGTAAAACCTGAAAATGGTGCGACATGCTTGATTTGGGACGTTTGCCTAAAAGGGTCGTGCAATTAGCCTTGCCCAATTTATGAAGCTGACGTACCAAGTCCAAACGTATTGGGTCTGCTAAAGCCTTTAAAACAGTGAGAATGGTTATCTCACTAAAATCAGGATGTACGTAATTTGACGACATAACAGTTCTAAGTCTCACCCCTGACGTAAAAAATAGCAGCTTGCATTTGATATATACCGAACCTTTTAATACGGTATAGTATCATTTATTTACATAAATGCCCAAGAACTCCATTCATCAGCATATAAAAACTTAAATGCGGCTGAAGCTGGTCATCATAAAGAGATTGTCTTTGGCTAGATTAATAATGTTATTATTAATCCTGCATGCCATATCAAAAAATATTTTGAGATAAAAAGATGATATGGTCATATGTTATGCGATAAGTTTACTTCCCAAAGAATATAATGAGTATCCTTCTGTTCCGCTCCAAAGCTTGAAACCATAGTCATAGAGCTAAATTTCTCAAAAATTGCGCGATAAAAATATATGAGTCTCTCAAGAGAAGAAATTTTCTTGACAGCTGGATGAAAGTCATTCATCGTTCGAATTGTATCGAACAATGAATGACTCATTTTAGTCCAAATTTTTTCACAGTCCGGACCGAGAGAGAAAGTCATTCAAAAGGGAGCAAAGTCAATGCCTAATTTATTTGATCCTATTCAACTTGGTTCTATTAAAACGTCTAACCGTGTTTTTATGGCTCCATTAACGCGGGGACGTGCCGATAAAAATGCTGTCCCAACAGAATTAATGATTGAGTATTATACACAGCGCGCCACAGCGGGACTTATTATCTCAGAAGCTACGGGTATTTCTCGCCAGGGCTTAGGGTGGATTAATGCCCCTGGTATTTGGAACGATGCTCAAATTGAGGGTTGGAAACCCATCATCAAAGCTGTTCATGATAAAGGGGGCAAAATCGTATGCCAGCTCTGGCATATGGGCCGTCTGGTGCATTCTTCTATTACAGGTGAACAGCCTGTTGCGCCTTCACCTTCTACAGCACCTCGTTACATTCACACTTATGAAGGCAAAAAACCTTATGAAGAAGCCCGCGCTCTAAGAGCCGATGAGCTTCCTGCTATTGTGGCCGATTATGCCAAAGCAGCCCAAAATGCAATAAAAGCCGGGTTTGATGGCGTGCAAATTCATGCTGCCAACGGCTATTTAATCGACGAATTCTTGCGTGACGGCACAAATCATCGCTCTGACCAATATGGTGGTTCTCCAGAAAATCGCATGCGTTTCTTGCGTGAGGTGACGCAGGCAGTGATTAATGCTGTTGGCGCCGAGCGGGTTGGTGTTCGTTTATCACCAAATGGTGAAGTACAAGGCACGGTTGATAGTAACCCCGAAACCGTGTTCGTGCCTGCTGCTAAAATGTTGCAGGATCTTGGTGTCGCGTGGCTCGAATTACGTGAGTGGAAAGAAAATAGCGATTTTGAGTTTGCTGAAGAAACAGACCAGCCAATTCTGTCTCCAAAAATCCGCAAAGTATTCACAAACCCTCTCATACTGAACCAGAATTACACAGCTGAGGAAGCTAAAGAGGCTGTTGCCTCTGGTCATGCTGACGGAATTTCTTTTGGTCGACCTTTTATTGCCAATCCTGACCTGGTTCACCGGATTAAAAACAACATTACCTGGCAAAAAAGCGAGATAAAAACATGGTACGGCATTGAGTATGGCCCCAAAGGCTACACAGATTACCCATTTGCCTCTTAAAATAACTCTTTAGTTTTTGTTCTAAGCTCTAAAGAGATTTAATTATAAAACCTCTCATAAAGAAAACCCTTTATGAGAGGTTTTTTATTAGGCTTTAAAAAGGGCGTGTGAGCTCATAAAGAGCAACAGCCGAAGCATTAGAGACATTTAAGCTCTCCATAGTACCAGGCATGTGAATAGAGGCAATTTCATCACAAGTCTCACGTGTAAGACGGCGCAAACCAGCCCCTTCAGCACCCAGAACAAGAGCAACGCGTCGATCACCTAACCCATCACGGCGCAGCGGTGCTCCACCCGCATCAAGCCCAATAACCCATAAATTTTCATTTTGCAGTTGTGAAAGGGCACGAGAAAGATTTGTCTCTCTCAGTAAAGGCACAATATCAAGCCCACCTGAGGCGGCTTTTGCCATAGTGCCCGTTTCGGGCGGTGTATTGCGATCTTGAACCAAAACCGCAGCAGCGCCAAAGGCAGCAGCAGAGCGCAAAATGGCACCAATATTTCGAGGATCAGTAACCTGGTCCAAAACTAAAACCGGCCCAGGGCGTTCAAGGGCCTCTTCAATAGTGAGGGGGGTGAGGGGAGAAACATGCAGGCATATGCCTTGGTGCACAGCCTCACGTCCGCAAAGAGAATCGAGCTGCTCACGCGTTACAATGCGTGGCTGTATTGCAGATTGCTGCGATATAGATGCAGCAGCTTCACGCGTGGCAAGAAGTTCATGCGCTGTGCGTAGAGGATTTTC comes from Aristophania vespae and encodes:
- a CDS encoding alkene reductase, producing the protein MPNLFDPIQLGSIKTSNRVFMAPLTRGRADKNAVPTELMIEYYTQRATAGLIISEATGISRQGLGWINAPGIWNDAQIEGWKPIIKAVHDKGGKIVCQLWHMGRLVHSSITGEQPVAPSPSTAPRYIHTYEGKKPYEEARALRADELPAIVADYAKAAQNAIKAGFDGVQIHAANGYLIDEFLRDGTNHRSDQYGGSPENRMRFLREVTQAVINAVGAERVGVRLSPNGEVQGTVDSNPETVFVPAAKMLQDLGVAWLELREWKENSDFEFAEETDQPILSPKIRKVFTNPLILNQNYTAEEAKEAVASGHADGISFGRPFIANPDLVHRIKNNITWQKSEIKTWYGIEYGPKGYTDYPFAS
- the rlmB gene encoding 23S rRNA (guanosine(2251)-2'-O)-methyltransferase RlmB → MVKKSFSQSRRPSNSVPDLSRQGNKRVQTRQRSSSLGRGDYWIYGLHAVMAALENPLRTAHELLATREAAASISQQSAIQPRIVTREQLDSLCGREAVHQGICLHVSPLTPLTIEEALERPGPVLVLDQVTDPRNIGAILRSAAAFGAAAVLVQDRNTPPETGTMAKAASGGLDIVPLLRETNLSRALSQLQNENLWVIGLDAGGAPLRRDGLGDRRVALVLGAEGAGLRRLTRETCDEIASIHMPGTMESLNVSNASAVALYELTRPF
- a CDS encoding ArsR/SmtB family transcription factor gives rise to the protein MSSNYVHPDFSEITILTVLKALADPIRLDLVRQLHKLGKANCTTLLGKRPKSSMSHHFQVLRDSGIIHTQIKGVQHINAIRRQELDEHFPGLMEAVIKGLLRD